The window CTCTCTAGCAGCCATAAGGTGAAGAGAGAGGCAACAGATCCTCCTAAAGAGTGTCCAGTTATAATTAAGGGTTTGGAACTGCTGCCACACTACATAAATTAAGACATAACATTAATGTACCATTATCAGTATACCCTGATTTTCATACTTCATTCATTAAGCTAGAAAATATTTGAGCCTAAAGTTGATGCAAAACTTGATTTAACAGATTCACATTTATCactttataaaaaagaaaccatTGAACTATTACCAAATTTGTGGTCAGGGCAAAATGCAAGACGATTGTCACTGAACTTCTtcctatattttaaaatattcccTCCAGGGAATGACTAATTGCCTAGCTATTTGATCCGGTTATAGTAACCCAGACTGCGACTTATCCATCATTTACAAACACAGTAGAAGCGTACCTGATTTTTCAGTTGCAAGAGCTCATTCATGTGAGCAGCAAAAAGCGTAATTGCTGCTTTGTGAATAGAGAAGGAGTTGCCATTGCTGCACAAGAATTCAACGAAAGGAAAAGTCTCCCTTAGAGCTGTAGATGAAACCAACTCTGCTTCTTGAAGGTGGGATTTGGTACAAATTGGAGAAGTGACGAAAGCGATGATGTTAAATTTAGCTTCTTGATAAGCTTTATATCTCAAAGAGAAACCCAGAGCATGCTGCTCATTTAGGTTCACCCCTCCATAACAATCCAAGTTTTTAGCCCACGAAAGTTTGAGCAACCCAGAGCTCACCACGAAACTTGCTACTTCTGAGCCACTGCTGAATCTGTAGTTGAGAACAGAAAGTAAAGAAAGTACAAAAGAATGGTTAATAATGAAAAAGTAACAGTCCTTTTTAGTTATCAAAACAAGAAAGGAATGAAACTTTCTAACTTACAATTGGTTCATCTTGTTTGCTATGGGTTGATCTTTGGTTAGCGAAAAGGAAGACTAGAGATAATAATAACATCCATGGGCATGAGGAAATTGTACAGCGATATAAGCTCAGTCTTTTTCCACCGCCTTTTTCTTCACTTCCTCGTTGAAGTTAAGCAGTTTTCGTTGACGTTGGGACTTGGGAGAGGAAACAGTCAAAACACGGTGTCCCTAGTAGTGAAGATGCTAGGAAATTGAACATTGTTTTCCTTTGCAGTAAGTTTCTGTTTGAGTTTCTTTCAAAGTCATGTTTTCCCAAGACTTATTCATGTGCCGAAGTTTCTGTTGAATCCAGCTCAAGTCTTTAGTCTATGATGACGTTTGGTACACGGAATGCATGATGACCTTGCCCTGACGGATTCTCGGATATTCATCTTCAAACTGAATTATTTCCATGAATCCATGCATACAGATAGAGTAGATGTTTTTTGAGGTAAAAGTTGTGTCCTATTCCTTCGGTCAGCCAGTCAGAGAAAGAGATGATCAGTCAGGTTagttaaatgaaaaaaatgtcTGAAATGGAAATAGGGAGACAATGATCTTGTATGTAAATAATACGAGAaggataaaaattttatgaatcTTATTCGAAACTTTTGTTGAATcatcaaaaaccaaaaaggcCATACGTTATGAATTCCAagattccttcttcttttcacACCTTTGCATACGTTGAAAGCTATTTGCACAACCACGAAAGCACGCATCAGATGCCTACACCCTTTCTTTTACGGCAGGGTGAAGAAGAAGTCATAAAGATACAACATTTCTAGATGCTTCAAATTGCAAAGGACAAAGCAAAGCCAAAGGTGAGGCAACTTCAATTAACAAAGACCAAAATGATTCATATCGATGAATGGGAAGAAATTGGACAATCCCATtggtcaaaatttcaaatttacacACACAAGCTAACAGGAATCATtgtaaaaaaagaatgaaaaagaaaaattcagaTGAAGGCTGCTCCAAAGTCCTTGAAAGCCACAATCTGATTCTAAAAGTGTTCACCTTACAAATAGAAATTGTGTACCTAATTCTAATGCATCAAAGCCTAGTTTCTTGTGAATCACATTGCTTTCCAAGAGGCTCGGCTAGCTGATCTAATTTGGATATCCTTTGTGTATATATTTGTGAGCGCAAAAAGTAGTAGCACAAACACAACTTGTGCACTCACAATTCCAAAATGGCTGATGCTATTACCAATTTCCATCCAGCTTCCTGTGTTCCTCACCTGTTAATCAATAGCAAATTCGTGAGGCCTTCGCGAAACAACAATAACAAGCAAAGCAAGGTTCAAAAGAGACTAAACAATCAAACAATAGAATTGGCTGCACTAAACTTTATTTCTGGAAAAATGTATTACCAGGAAAAAGAAGTGGATGGTCATCACGTCTGAAAacaaaatcacaaggaaataGCATCCCAATCGTGGAATTTGGAGTAGTTTGGTTGTTGCACTGAATGCACATCTGTATTTTGAAGAAGTAACAATCAAACTTTGTTGTCCCAACCAAAGAACAAGTAGAACCACATaaaaacaacacatgactatAAATACAAGATAATTTTCCGATATTGAGAACTTCAATTAGAAAAGGGATGTTTATAATTAGTgttattttctaaattccaACTGAAAAACCCTCATTTTCTCACCTAAAGTTATTGTAGTTATTATAGATATTTTAAGCTTAACTAAGAATGGGAAACCAAGATTAAACATGCCACTTTAGCCACTGATCATCTTTGCAGATTAAAATACTTATGGATCATTCACTCAAAAGATGTGCTTTCCGTGTTTGAAGGATTTTGAAGCCAGATGAAGTTTCTAAAGTAATGGAGCAACAGTTAATGAGTTTTGTAGGAAAGAGATCAAAGTTAATAATAGCCCATAAAGAGAACCAAAATGTAACATAGCATGCATAAAACCAGTGGCAGAAAAGAATGGTCATGGAAGCCTTAAGGTGTCATTGAAGCATCACTGATCATTTTAACACTTTTGCAAACCAGGAAACTTACATGACAAGCATGAATGGTATGAATAACTTGAAGATGAGGAGGGCTGCCATCAGAAAGGGCTGCAGTCAAGAAGTAAATTATTTCAGCAGGGCTTCCAAGAAGAAACTGTAAAGATGTTTTGGTAGTTTAACCATTACTTACACTGAAGACAGTGATGAACCTGTAGACAGAtgaaatctcaaaacttgcaaTACTTGCAAAATTTCCCGTCCCAAAGAAGGCCACATTAAATAAAACCATCTAGCAAAGACAGCCATCAGCGCCATATGAATTACAAACTGTAAAATCCTCTAAACTAAGCAACTCATATTCCTTTCTGACAGAGTGTGAAgagatttttctaaaaaacaCTTGGTTGGACAGAAAGAATTGGGAggggggggggtggggggGCGGTGGAACTGCAACAAAATGGGCGGGGAAAGCAGTTCAACATTCTTGTTTCTACTGTCAGTTTTCAGTGGTCTGCATGAAAATGTATTTCATCCAAAGTTAAAGGAAGAGAAATCAGTCCTTCATATaagaatttttaatgaaaaaactTGCTATTGGCACTATTTATCACAGACATAAGTAGCTACTTTGTCCAAGTGCCTATAGCAATCACAACTCCTAAGGAGAAATACATGAAGAACAAATTCAAAACTGATGCAAATATAGGTGAAGAACTATGGAACAGGCAGAGGAAAGATGACTCACAAAGGTTAATGGAATTCTCACATCAGACAGCTGCAAATATCTAACTTCATTTTCGAGAAAGAAATGTTCTTCCAAATTCTTTCTAGAAGCAGAAGATTTTTTCACTTTACTTAAGTAAAGAAGTGAGTTTTCAAACAGTATCCATGCCATTAGTACAAGACCAAGTGCACCATAGAAGACAGCTTCATATCTGCGCAGGTTTCAGAGCAAAGGGagaaaaatcataatattcATCAAATTCTCCATTAGCAGAATACTGTTAATTGAGCACCATGATGACAGAAGTTTAAAATGAGACATACCCAATAGATAGCAGAAGGAATGTTGGTGCGAAACCAAGAAATATAGAATTGAGCCTAGACAAGAAACCATTATCGGAAAACAATGGGAGGACCATTGACCAACCtacaaaaaacaaatatttaggGAAAACATAGATGGAACATAATGTACACTTTTGCTAGTACATGATTGAATGTGATTTGTATAATTATGAGTCTGCAGTTCCAATACTACTGAATGGTCAATATGCAGCCATTGTGAAGCACAGATATGTGGAAGATGCAAAGTTATGAAACATTTAATAAATGAATATGTGGACTATACACATTAGAAAATTCACACCTCTTTTTcctgaattaaaaaaaaaaaacctattgTTTTCAGTAGCTACTGCCACCTAATCAATTATGTTACCCATGTACATCGCATGCACATGTTTGACATGTGGAAAACACATTTGACCTGGAACAGCCAGCATCTTGAGGTATTCCAGTCACACAGAAATTAAACAACAGAAAATTAGCATCAGATGTGAAGAAAATGATTTTCAGAAAAGTCTCCAATTTAGGTTAAAAACATAGTTTCTTTTGTACATTACAAAGGGCTGAAGCCCTATAATAGCTTTATTGAAGAGACTGAAAATAGACTATAAAAGTATACCCGCAATGGACCAGTTCATCAATTGATGTACTGTGTGTAGTTCTTGCTTCTCTGTTCTATGAGAGGTAGATAAAAACACCATTACTGACGATAACCCGACCAAAAGAGCCTGATTTTCAAGCAGAGAAagcaatttcttttaaatctGTTAACAATATAGATGAGCTTCTCATTCCAGCGGAAGGTAGAGAGATGTTTCCTACCTGGAAGAGAAAGAGCATAGGGAACCTGGGTTGTTTTATTTCATGCTTGCAGATACCTAACCAATATTTATTCCCATCAGCATGCAGGTCCAGCCACTTTGCAGTTAATCCTATCACGATAATCATCCCTCCACTTGCAATTCTACAGGCATGATAAGGAACCAGTCACAACCAATTCAAATGTAATAGTTAATAGAATTAAGCAAAGAGAACAGATACTATAATTTTCTGTCATTTCTAAAGAATTAAACTTTATCAActaacaataattttatgaaaccCTAACTTCGGCATAAAGATTTGATGAAATCCATTTGCTGGGAAACAGTATTATAAGATCATTCTTTGAGTCAATGACAGTATTACATTAGCAATGAAGCAATCTACTGCCTAAATACTAAGTCTCAGAGAAACACACTCTGGGAATGATTAAGGTTAGCATGTGTTTCTCTGGGAGCAATCTACTTCCAAAACAACTTATTGAGAAATCATGATAACTCTGGGTTCTACTAATCCTCTCCCAGatgattttcttttgtaaaaCCATTTAAGATTTCTTTAAACGAAAACAAGATCACAATAAAGGAGGAACAAGGAAGGCAACTCACACCAACTTATTATTATCGGGAATTTCTGCTGGCATTAAAGTAAATAGAGACAGGAACCAACAAGTAAGGCAAACAAAAACTGGAATCCTGGATCTCCAAGGAATTAAATTGTAAAGATACATAGAAGCTATGGCTCCCACTACCAGGAAGCACCAAGTGTAGAGTTTTCTTTCAGTGAAGCTATGCACCTGCACAGGGTACCATAAAACATTGTTAAGAATGCTAAACTATCACTTTATAATTATCACAAGAACAGATGTATTACTACTATACCAGGAACTCCAGAATGATTAGTGACACCACACCAGTGACCAGAAGTTTAATGACATAGTTGAATTTCCTCCCACTTAAGTGTCTCCATAGTGCTTTTATAAACTGATACTCATTAAGGATTTGTGTCCAGAGAAATACTGTCATGGCAAAGTATGCATGGTAAAGAGGAGGGGAGCGCTCCAGAAAAAGTAGAACACTGAGTACTCCCATAAACAGACAGCCCCATAGGTTAACCTGCCACATAGAATGATATATGTGAGGAATGTAGCAACTGACTGGAAGAAACATATGGcttctttttcacttttttctaGAAATTGCACATTAGATTACAAAAACTAATACAAAAACAAGCAAGGACAGCAAACAATCATGATATAAAAATTGTAAAGTAGGCATAAGAGATAAAATGGTTGGTGCACTCGAGGAAAATAGGGTAAGCACAACTAATAGCACAGAGTAGGTCTTGTGAGAAGAAAACTATAGGGTAATGCTGAAGAATCTATATGACCATAGCATCggaataaaaaaaaccttttggcttcaaacttcataaaactcatgaaaagAATTTGCTTGTTTTCATTTAGTTTCCTCCTCTAATACTAAAAGTAAAGTTTAAAAGAGGTTAAGCTTACATAGACATTACTTTTCCTGTATTATATTGCTGGCGAAATGCTTCCTCCTTTCTATATGTATCTCCTAACAATGAAGTATAAGCTTGCAGAACATGAAGAACAAGAAAGACCATCCAACCGATATATCCAAGAGTAATTATGGTCATCAGCTTCAGCCAATCATAAGTTTGAAAATAATGAAGTCCATCCAGTGCCAAGCTTCTGAGATTTTCTGATAGCTGCATGGCAGCTTTATAGTCTCTAGCAATTAGCAAACCCTCAATTTGATTCAACATAGAGGAATATTGAGCAAGTTGCTTGAAAGGCTTGAAATATAGTGAATGTGATCGCTTTATTTCTAAGTTTGTCAAAGAAAATGCATTTGAAAATAGCCAATCCATAACACTTTGCAACCCCTTCCACATAATAACAccagaatcaaacaaattatgTGATAACTGATTAAGAAAATGTGGATAAAAcggaagaataaaattttgatggaCTGAGATCA is drawn from Theobroma cacao cultivar B97-61/B2 chromosome 4, Criollo_cocoa_genome_V2, whole genome shotgun sequence and contains these coding sequences:
- the LOC18600701 gene encoding GPI ethanolamine phosphate transferase 1 isoform X1, with protein sequence MGSDGILGNRDSKQSKASIPKRRKWVKRRETWLVILGVILHAVYMLSIFDIYFKTPIVHGMDLVSPRFLAPAKRLVLLVADGLRADKFFEPDSEGNFRAPFLRSVIKNQGKWGVSHARPPTESRPGHVAIIAGFYEDPSAVTKGWKANPVEFDSVFNRSRHTFSYGSPDIVPIFCGALPHSTWNTYPHEFEDFATDASFLDEWSFDQFQSLLNKSNEDPKLKRLLQQDNLVIFLHLLGCDSNGHAHRPFSSIYLNNVKVVDRIAERVYNLLESYYKDNRTSYIFTADHGMSDKGSHGDGHPSNTDTPLVAWGAGIKHPKPITRRDHSDHVLRFVDEHLHDTPTPKEWGLDGIERVDVNQADIAPLMSTLLGLPCPVNSVGNLPLSYVDMKEEEEVEAVVANTKQILNQFLRKSQIKRSHSLYFKPFKQLAQYSSMLNQIEGLLIARDYKAAMQLSENLRSLALDGLHYFQTYDWLKLMTIITLGYIGWMVFLVLHVLQAYTSLLGDTYRKEEAFRQQYNTGKVNLWGCLFMGVLSVLLFLERSPPLYHAYFAMTVFLWTQILNEYQFIKALWRHLSGRKFNYVIKLLVTGVVSLIILEFLVHSFTERKLYTWCFLVVGAIASMYLYNLIPWRSRIPVFVCLTCWFLSLFTLMPAEIPDNNKLVIASGGMIIVIGLTAKWLDLHADGNKYWLGICKHEIKQPRFPMLFLFQALLVGLSSVMVFLSTSHRTEKQELHTVHQLMNWSIAGWSMVLPLFSDNGFLSRLNSIFLGFAPTFLLLSIGYEAVFYGALGLVLMAWILFENSLLYLSKVKKSSASRKNLEEHFFLENEVRYLQLSDVRIPLTFMVLFNVAFFGTGNFASIASFEISSVYRFITVFSPFLMAALLIFKLFIPFMLVICAFSATTKLLQIPRLGCYFLVILFSDVMTIHFFFLVRNTGSWMEIGNSISHFGIVSAQVVFVLLLFALTNIYTKDIQIRSASRASWKAM
- the LOC18600701 gene encoding GPI ethanolamine phosphate transferase 1 isoform X2, whose amino-acid sequence is MGSDGILGNRDSKQSKASIPKRRKWVKRRETWLVILGVILHAVYMLSIFDIYFKTPIVHGMDLVSPRFLAPAKRLVLLVADGLRADKFFEPDSEGNFRAPFLRSVIKNQGKWGVSHARPPTESRPGHVAIIAGFYEDPSAVTKGWKANPVEFDSVFNRSRHTFSYGSPDIVPIFCGALPHSTWNTYPHEFEDFATDASFLDEWSFDQFQSLLNKSNEDPKLKRLLQQDNLVIFLHLLGCDSNGHAHRPFSSIYLNNVKVVDRIAERVYNLLESYYKDNRTSYIFTADHGMSDKGSHGDGHPSNTDTPLVAWGAGIKHPKPITRRDHSDHVLRFVDEHLHDTPTPKEWGLDGIERVDVNQADIAPLMSTLLGLPCPVNSVGNLPLSYVDMKEEEEVEAVVANTKQILNQFLRKSQIKRSHSLYFKPFKQLAQYSSMLNQIEGLLIARDYKAAMQLSENLRSLALDGLHYFQTYDWLKLMTIITLGYIGWMVFLVLHVLQAYTSLLGDTYRKEEAFRQQYNTGKVNLWGCLFMGVLSVLLFLERSPPLYHAYFAMTVFLWTQILNEYQFIKALWRHLSGRKFNYVIKLLVTGVVSLIILEFLVHSFTERKLYTWCFLVVGAIASMYLYNLIPWRSRIPVFVCLTCWFLSLFTLMPAEIPDNNKLVIASGGMIIVIGLTAKWLDLHADGNKYWLGICKHEIKQPRFPMLFLFQALLVGLSSVMVFLSTSHRTEKQELHTVHQLMNWSIAGWSMVLPLFSDNGFLSRLNSIFLGFAPTFLLLSIGYEAVFYGALGLVLMAWILFENSLLYLSKVKKSSASRKNLEEHFFLENEVRYLQLSDVRIPLTFTTEN